CTCGCCAGCAGCGGGCAAGTGAACTGGTATCAACGCCAGTCGGGCCCGCTGCCGGTGCGCGCCGTCGATCCGCCGAGCCCGCGCTATTGGTATGCGGCGACGAAGATGTTTCTGGAGTCGATCGGCCGCGGCTTCGCCGAGACGCACGGCCTGAGCGTGATCGTCGTGCGCCTCGGCTGGTGCCCGCGAACGCCTGAGCAAGTGCAAGAGATTGACGCCTCGGAATGGGCCCAGGATGTGTACCTGAGCCCGGGCGATGCGGGCCGATCCTTCGCTGCGGCGGTGCGTGCGCCGGCGATCCCGTTCGCGATTCTGTACGCCCAAAGCAAGCCGCTCCACCACACGTATCACGACCTCGAACCGACGAAAACACTGCTCGGCTTCGAGCCGAGCGAGAGCTGGCCGGAAGGGATCGAGACGAAGCGAGCCCCCTCGCCGTAACGAGGTGAGTTCGCAAGACGGGGCATCCGCAACATGCGAAGCCCGCGTGGGCAGGCGCTCCTTGATTTCTCAAACAGACATATTCAGCGGAGCGGCCCGGAGCATGAGACAGCAGCGATCACGCGTCTCCGCGTATGCCCTGATTCGCGATGCGAACCGCATCTTGCTTTGCCGGCTCTCGAAGGAAATGACGCGCTGGGAAGGTTGCTGGACGCTGCCCGGCGGCGGGCTGAACTTCGGCGAGAGTCCGGAAGCGGCGATGCTCCGCGAGGTCGAGGAAGAGACCGGCCTGCTGGTCGAAACCCAGTCGATCGCCGCGATCGATTCCCTCTACGACACCTCGGGCAGCGACGACTTTCACGGCATCCGGATCATCTACCACGTGAAAGTCGTAGGGGGATATTTACGGCCTGAGCCCAGCGGCTCAACCGATCTGTGCCAGTGGCACGAACTGGATTCGGTGTTCCAACTCCCCCTCGGCGACTTAGCCGAGACGGGCGTTCGACTTGCCCTGCGAGAATCGACGACGGCCTGACGCAGCTGCGCAAACGCGATCACTCGCTGTCGG
This portion of the Planctomycetia bacterium genome encodes:
- a CDS encoding NAD(P)-dependent oxidoreductase; protein product: MDTHATVLVIGSAGRIGRAVVAELLACGMPVRGFDLVPTPGLADSVVGSITDADALRAAMRDVGTLIHLAATPDDDGDNFLTQLLPNNIVGVYHVLEAARACGVRRLILASSGQVNWYQRQSGPLPVRAVDPPSPRYWYAATKMFLESIGRGFAETHGLSVIVVRLGWCPRTPEQVQEIDASEWAQDVYLSPGDAGRSFAAAVRAPAIPFAILYAQSKPLHHTYHDLEPTKTLLGFEPSESWPEGIETKRAPSP
- a CDS encoding NUDIX domain-containing protein, which gives rise to MRQQRSRVSAYALIRDANRILLCRLSKEMTRWEGCWTLPGGGLNFGESPEAAMLREVEEETGLLVETQSIAAIDSLYDTSGSDDFHGIRIIYHVKVVGGYLRPEPSGSTDLCQWHELDSVFQLPLGDLAETGVRLALRESTTA